A window of the Phaseolus vulgaris cultivar G19833 chromosome 5, P. vulgaris v2.0, whole genome shotgun sequence genome harbors these coding sequences:
- the LOC137834412 gene encoding uncharacterized protein, whose translation MAEMKFFFTNFPHEYAERDMWKIFQRWGRVIDVFISRRLDPRNRRFGFVSFQGVMDAQVLERRLDAIWIGLWKLRVNLPKFSRKETRKPEMSGERKNEQARTTWRQVNPPRTFAQVVRDGDESTSKKALDNSVVCFQVAVESTKWLEECFVGRLIELNNVMSIDVNFL comes from the exons aTGGCGGAAATGAAGtttttcttcacaaattttCCTCACGAGTATGCGGAGAGGGACATGTGGAAGATTTTTCAGAGGTGGGGAAGGGTTATTGACGTCTTTATCTCAAGAAGGCTAGACCCAAGAAACCGGCGGTTCGGGTTTGTGAGTTTTCAAGGAGTGATGGATGCACAAGTCTTGGAGAGGAGGCTAGATGCCATTTGGATAGGACTGTGGAAGTTGCGGGTAAACTTACCTAAGTTTAGCAGGAAGGAAACACGTAAACCAGAGATGAGTGGTGAAAGGAAGAATGAACAGGCAAGGACGACTTGGAGGCAGGTGAATCCACCACGCACTTTTGCTCAGGTGGTCAGGGACGGCGACGAGTCTACTTCTAAAAAGGCCCTAGATAATAGCGTGGTTTGTTTTCAAGTTGCAGTGGAGTCTACCAAGTGGCTGGAGGAATGTTTTGTAGGGAGACTCATTGAGTTAAATAACGTTATGTCCATT gATGTGAATTTCttgtga